A genome region from Erigeron canadensis isolate Cc75 chromosome 3, C_canadensis_v1, whole genome shotgun sequence includes the following:
- the LOC122591057 gene encoding zinc finger CCCH domain-containing protein 20 — protein sequence MVGEINQQGMMVHVPPWTSLIDDPLNQLSPFSPLSPNATSSISIEDYAYFLRNDAALRRYLEEDLEADSSDFDITSEAFACDSFRMYDFKVRKCTRARSHDWTDCPYAHPGEKARRRDPRKYSYSGTACPEFRKGNCKKGDGCEFAHGVFECWLHPHRYRTQPCKDGVSCRRRVCFFAHTPEQLRVLSPNPSLVDSGFGSSFFSNASDTSTPPSESPPMSPMDGGLSRSLGSVTVSDMLTSLRRLQLNKAPTMSPSWSMQMGRAGGVSSPRAGFYSLPSTPTRPVTRPGLGFPEIWEESCVEEEPVMERVESGRGVRAKMFEKLCKENPLDLERGDPNSGDGSNPDVGWISELVK from the coding sequence ATGGTCGGAGAAATAAACCAACAGGGAATGATGGTTCATGTACCACCATGGACATCCCTCATCGACGATCCCCTCAACCAACTCTCACCCTTCTCCCCTCTCAGCCCCAATGCCACGTCATCCATTTCCATCGAAGACTACGCTTACTTCCTCCGAAACGACGCCGCTTTACGCCGTTACTTGGAAGAAGACCTTGAAGCAGACTCTTCCGATTTCGACATCACTTCTGAGGCTTTTGCTTGCGATTCTTTCCGTATGTATGATTTCAAAGTCCGCAAGTGTACACGTGCTCGCTCACATGACTGGACCGACTGTCCGTACGCTCACCCCGGCGAGAAAGCTCGCCGCCGTGACCCACGGAAGTATAGCTACTCCGGCACCGCGTGTCCGGAGTTTCGTAAAGGGAATTGTAAAAAAGGAGATGGGTGTGAGTTTGCTCACGGTGTTTTTGAATGTTGGCTGCATCCTCATAGGTACCGTACACAGCCATGTAAGGACGGCGTAAGCTGTCGCCGCCGTGTGTGCTTTTTCGCGCACACGCCGGAACAGCTTCGTGTACTGAGTCCGAACCCGAGTCTTGTTGACTCGGGTTTCGGGTCGTCGTTTTTTTCAAATGCTTCCGACACATCGACCCCACCGTCCGAGTCACCGCCCATGTCACCCATGGACGGGGGACTCAGTCGGTCGTTGGGGTCGGTGACTGTGAGTGATATGCTGACGTCACTCAGGAGGTTGCAACTTAACAAGGCTCCAACTATGAGTCCTTCTTGGAGCATGCAAATGGGTCGGGCTGGGGGTGTTTCTTCTCCCCGGGCGGGGTTTTATAGTCTTCCATCTACTCCTACCCGACCTGTGACCCGACCCGGGTTAGGGTTTCCTGAGATCTGGGAAGAAAGTTGTGTCGAGGAAGAACCGGTTATGGAAAGAGTTGAATCGGGTCGTGGAGTGAGGGCTAAGATGTTTGAGAAGTTGTGCAAGGAGAATCCGTTGGATCTGGAGCGTGGAGACCCGAATTCGGGTGATGGGTCTAACCCGGATGTTGGGTGGATCTCGGAGCTTGTCAAGTGA
- the LOC122593977 gene encoding protein IQ-domain 26-like → MGRATRWFKAFFGFKTPKDSGHRKTQDPSCSGLISRRNPTISPPEKPYPVQSEDEQNRHAIAVAAATAAAADAAVAAAQAAVAVVRLTSQGGYAGGGRETYAAIKIQSLFRGYLARKALRALKGLVKLQALVRGFLVRKQAAATLRSMEAMVRAQSSICAQKYHYATNNLQDSKETFDEARSEYTTSFHSRRLSSSFDTSQIEESPKIVEVDPGRPKSRSRRTNTWAWTPGHIDNPNAQTFSSPMRPRSPARLPIPSSQTHEFEWAAHLRRNHCRPVSPSKSVCTDGSSSNRSYMANTKSFNAKLRSQSAPRYRAEFGSGHKKVVSLNEMMESRNSVSYGVKMHRSSSHAQEVTSFKNAITGRLGGYSDVKW, encoded by the exons ATGGGCAGAGCAACACGGTGGTTCAAGGCTTTCTTCGGTTTCAAAACCCCCAAAGATTCCGGTCACCGGAAAACCCAAGACCCTTCTTGTTCCGGCCTTATCTCACGTCGAAACCCCACCATTTCCCCTCCGGAAAAACCTTACCCTGTTCAGTCTGAAGATGAACAAAACCGTCATGCAATTGCGGTTGctgccgccaccgccgccgctgCTGATGCCGCCGTTGCTGCCGCACAAGCGGCTGTTGCCGTTGTTAGGTTGACTAGTCAAGGTGGGTATGCTGGTGGTGGTCGGGAAACTTATGCGGCTATCAAAATTCAATCATTGTTTCGTGGATACCTG GCAAGAAAAGCATTGAGGGCATTAAAAGGACTAGTGAAGCTTCAAGCATTAGTTAGAGGTTTTTTAGTGAGAAAACAAGCAGCGGCTACATTGCGCAGTATGGAAGCTATGGTGAGGGCGCAATCTAGCATTTGTGCCCAAAAATATCATTATGCCACCAACAACCTTCAAGATTCAAAA gAGACATTTGATGAGGCAAGGAGTGAGTACACGACATCTTTTCATAGCAGAAGGTTGTCATCTTCTTTTGATACGTCGCAAATTGAAGAAAGCCCAAAGATAGTTGAGGTAGATCCAGGAAGGCCCAAATCAAGATCTAGAAGGACCAACACATGGGCTTGGACACCAGGTCATATTGATAATCCAAATGCCCAAACCTTCTCTTCACCAATGCGCCCTCGATCCCCAGCCCGTCTACCCATACCAAGTTCACAAACCCACGAGTTTGAGTGGGCTGCACATCTCAGGCGCAATCATTGTAGGCCCGTCTCACCCTCCAAGAGTGTGTGCACTGATGGTTCCTCAAGTAACCGGAGTTACATGGCAAACACAAAGTCATTCAACGCTAAGTTAAGGTCTCAAAGCGCACCAAGATACAGGGCCGAATTTGGATCTGGTCACAAGAAGGTGGTGTCACTAAACGAGATGATGGAGTCGAGAAATAGTGTTAGTTATGGGGTGAAAATGCATAGATCAAGCTCACACGCCCAAGAGGTCACTAGTTTTAAGAATGCTATAACAGGCAGGCTTGGTGGATATTCGGACGTAAAATGGTGA
- the LOC122592986 gene encoding uncharacterized protein LOC122592986, whose protein sequence is MDPCPFVRLIIESLSLKLPLTTKPVGSTSGIHSSATPCYCKLRIKNFPPQTALIPLSGDPETTSAAVNFHLDPAALRRLQGKPVVLTVSVYSGRMGRTCGFNGGKMLGRVGVLVSIDGSLTKPVCFQNGWMKLGTEPAVASLHLKVRTEPDPRFLFQFGGEPECSPVVFQIQGNIRQPVFSCKFSADRNSRSRSLPSDFTMNNINRGWMTTFSSGKEKQGRERKGWMIVVHDLSGSSIAAASMITPFVPSQGTDRVSRSNPGAWLILRPHGTSISNWKPWGRLEAWRERGPVDGLGYKFELVTNTGMTNGIPISEGTMNIKKGGKFSIDETLKDSRASPLSNIKGFVMSTNVEGEGKASKPMVQVGVQHVTCMADAALFIALSAAIDLSMDACKLFSRKLRKEFLQDEQDFLS, encoded by the exons ATGGATCCATGTCCATTTGTTCGTTTAATAATCGAATCATTATCACTTAAACTCCCACTAACCACAAAACCCGTCGGATCCACTTCGGGTATCCATTCTTCCGCCACTCCATGCTACTGCAAACTTCGTATCAAAAACTTCCCGCCACAAACCGCCTTAATCCCACTTTCCGGTGACCCAGAAACCACCTCTGCCGCCGTCAACTTCCACCTTGACCCCGCCGCACTCCGTCGTCTCCAAGGCAAACCGGTGGTGCTAACTGTTTCGGTTTACTCGGGTCGGATGGGTCGTACTTGTGGGTTTAATGGTGGGAAAATGTTGGGCCGGGTCGGGGTTTTGGTTAGCATTGATGGGTCGCTTACTAAACCGGTTTGTTTTCAAAACGGGTGGATGAAGCTTGGGACAGAACCGGCAGTTGCTAGTTTGCATTTGAAAGTAAGGACTGAACCGGATCCCCGGTTTTTGTTTCAGTTCGGTGGTGAGCCGGAATGTAGTCCGGTTGTGTTCCAAATTCAAGGGAATATTAGACAACCGGTTTTTAGTTGCAAGTTTAGTGCTGACAGGAACTCAAGATCACG GTCTCTTCCATCAGATTTCACTATGAACAATATCAATAGAGGATGGATGACAACATTTTCTAgtggaaaagaaaaacaaggaaGAGAGCGAAAAGGGTGGATGATTGTGGTCCATGACTTATCTGGTTCATCCATTGCCGCGGCATCCATGATCACTCCTTTTGTTCCTTCCCAAGGAACTGACCGTGTTTCTCGGTCAAATCCTGGAGCTTGGCTCATCCTACGACCCCATGGCACCTCTATCAGTAACTGGAAGCCATGGGGTCGTCTTGAAGCATGGCGTGAAAGGGGACCTGTAGACGGTTTAGGTTATAAATTTGAACTTGTCACTAATACTGGTATGACAAACGGTATTCCTATTTCTGAAGGCACaatgaatattaaaaaaggTGGCAAGTTTTCCATAGACGAAACTTTAAAAGATTCAAGAGCGAGCCCATTGTCAAATATCAAAGGGTTTGTAATGAGTACAAATGTTGAAGGCGAAGGGAAGGCAAGTAAGCCAATGGTGCAAGTAGGCGTGCAACACGTAACATGTATGGCTGATGCTGCCCTTTTTATCGCACTTTCAGCTGCAATTGATCTGAGCATGGATGCTTGTAAGCTCTTTTCTCGTAAGTTGAGGAAAGAGTTTTTACAAGATGAACAAGATTTTCTctcataa
- the LOC122594306 gene encoding DNA-binding protein MNB1B-like: MRGPKNSAIIADQKTLIDRTNLTTKKTKADKSTKAKKSKADKDSGAPKRPPTAFFIFMEDFRKDYKENFPDNKSVSIVAKEGGAKWKSMSESEKAPYVAKAATKKAEYGVAVKQHNDNLNEEAKEKSASTSKSSASTSKSSVDITDDVDQEASSI; the protein is encoded by the exons ATGAGAGGACCGAAGAATTCCGCTATTATCGCTGATCAGAAAACGCTCATCGACCGTACTAATCT GACAACAAAGAAGACGAAGGCTGATAAGAGTACTAAGGCAAAGAAGTCAAAGGCTGATAAGGATTCCGGTGCTCCGAAACGACCTCCAACtgccttcttcatcttcat GGAGGATTTCAGAAAGGACTACAAGGAGAATTTTCCTGACAACAAATCTGTCTCTATT GTTGCTAAGGAAGGTGGAGCTAAGTGGAAGTCTATGTCTGAATCT GAAAAAGCTCCTTATGTGGCTAAGGCTGCTACCAAGAAAGCAGAGTATGGTGTTGCTGTCAAACAGCATAATGATAATTTG AATGAAGAAGCAAAGGAGAAGTCTGCATCAACATCAAAATCATCTGCATCCACATCAAAATCATCAGTGGACATTACTGATGATGTGGATCAGGAAGCTAGCTCCATTTAG
- the LOC122593414 gene encoding 40S ribosomal protein S30, with product MGKVHGSLARAGKVRGQTPKVAKQDKKKQPRGRAHKRIQYNRRFVTAVVGFGKKRGPNSSEK from the exons ATGG GAAAGGTTCACGGATCGTTGGCTCGTGCCGGTAAGGTGAGAGGACAGACCCCAAAGGTTGCTAAACAAGACAAGAAGAAGCAGCCACGTGGACGTGCTCACAAACGTATTCAATACAACCGCCGTTTCGTCACCGCCG TTGTTGGATTTGGAAAGAAGAGAGGACCAAACTCATCAGAGAAATAA
- the LOC122593871 gene encoding suppressor protein SRP40-like, producing MGEIENMKIFQEMAFKRDVDKSQPGLVQWVLIEPKDESVCKYDLVDSDLDDSFESSSSSSSSDTIDDVSSSSSSSSSTSLSSSSNSPLFKLSELMAQLPIKKGLSRFYHGKSESFASLNDVENIEDLAKKRNYFCRSRSRKSHVDGQKRLSPKATIAKNKKSPSCSTTGVVGYILHQKK from the exons ATGGGTGAGATCGAGAACATGAAAATATTTCAAGAAATGGCGTTTAAGCGTGATGTTGATAAGAGCCAACCGGGACTAGTTCAATGGGTTTTAATAGAACCTAAAGACGAAAGTGTTTGCAAGTATGATCTTGTAGACTCGGATTTAGACGATTCTTTTGAatcgtcttcttcttcttcgtcgTCGGACACGATAGATGATGTTtcgtcatcgtcatcatcatcatcatcaacctctttatcatcatcatcaaatagtCCTTTGTTCAAACTATCCGAGCTCATGGCACAATTGCCTATCAA GAAGGGTCTATCAAGGTTTTATCATGGGAAATCTGAGTCGTTTGCATCACTAAATGATGTTGAAAACATTGAAGACCTCGCAAAGAAAAGGAATTATTTTTGTAGATCAAGGTCAAGGAAAAGTCATGTAGATGGTCAAAAAAGATTAAGTCCAAAAGCAACCATAGCCAAGAACAAGAAAAGTCCTTCTTGTTCAACAACTGGAGTGGTAGGATATATTCTTCaccaaaaaaagtaa